The proteins below are encoded in one region of Chroococcidiopsis sp. SAG 2025:
- a CDS encoding DUF3386 domain-containing protein — protein MLDLLNAMKQQLKEKRTRQGFNLVIAIAAISLVTQASVNALTYTSASLHSQANNRASTSSLSALEVFKEAYENRYTWDEQFPGYTAVVNFTQGQEKYQGRIQVKPDLSVVVSGINNESARQSIENQLQMLVVHRRSVPFEKVHKDSTFKFGNKDKNGAVEIIKANEPGSSFKVQERKIVQVNRQMGGQSFSVDTLDTEDTPEGYLATRYRTLFQQPQTKQVLAEEVSDDTYKKIGDYYLPVSQVIQHSEGGKQYKAEFNFSDLQLLSSRK, from the coding sequence GTGCTTGATTTATTAAATGCCATGAAACAACAGTTGAAGGAAAAAAGGACTCGGCAGGGATTCAATTTAGTTATTGCTATAGCTGCCATAAGTTTAGTAACACAAGCCAGCGTTAACGCACTGACTTATACCAGTGCTTCTTTACACTCGCAAGCAAACAATCGTGCTTCCACCTCAAGTCTTTCTGCTCTTGAAGTGTTTAAAGAAGCATACGAAAATCGTTACACTTGGGACGAGCAGTTTCCAGGCTACACCGCAGTGGTAAATTTTACGCAAGGACAGGAAAAATATCAAGGTCGCATTCAAGTAAAACCGGATTTAAGCGTAGTAGTCAGCGGGATTAATAATGAATCAGCACGTCAGTCAATAGAAAATCAACTACAGATGCTCGTCGTTCATCGGCGCTCTGTTCCATTTGAAAAAGTTCACAAAGACAGCACTTTCAAATTTGGTAATAAGGATAAAAATGGAGCTGTAGAAATTATTAAAGCGAACGAACCAGGCTCTAGCTTTAAAGTGCAAGAGAGAAAAATCGTACAAGTCAATCGACAGATGGGAGGGCAATCCTTCAGTGTGGATACTTTGGATACAGAAGACACGCCAGAGGGATATTTAGCAACTCGCTATCGCACGTTATTCCAACAGCCCCAAACAAAACAAGTCTTAGCTGAAGAAGTATCTGATGATACTTATAAAAAAATCGGTGATTATTACCTACCCGTTAGTCAAGTCATTCAGCATTCTGAAGGGGGAAAACAGTACAAAGCTGAATTCAACTTTAGCGATCTTCAATTGTTATCTAGTAGAAAATAA